One segment of Triticum aestivum cultivar Chinese Spring chromosome 2A, IWGSC CS RefSeq v2.1, whole genome shotgun sequence DNA contains the following:
- the LOC123187246 gene encoding acetyl-CoA carboxylase 2 codes for MGSTHLPIVGFNASTTPSLSTIRPVNSAGAAFQPSAPSRTSKKKSRRVQSLRDGGDGGVSDPNQSIRHGLAGIIDLPKEGTSAPEVDISHGSEEPRGSYQMNGILNEAHNGRHASLSKVVEFCTALGGKTPIHSVLVANNGMAAAKFMRSVRTWANETFGSEKAIQLIAMATPEDMRINAEHIRIADQFVEVPGGTNNNNYANVQLIVEIAVRTGVSAVWPGWGHASENPELPDALNANGIVFLGPPSSSMNALGDKVGSALIAQAAGVPTLPWSGSQVEIPLEVCLDSIPAEMYRKACVSTTEEALASCQMIGYPAMIKASWGGGGKGIRKVNNDDDVRALFKQVQGEVPGSPIFIMRLASQSRHLEVQLLCDQYGNVAALHSRDCSVQRRHQKIIEEGPVTVAPRETVKELEQAARRLAKAVGYVGAATVEYLYSMETGEYYFLELNPRLQVEHPVTEWIAEVNLPAAQVAVGMGIPLWQVPEIRRFYGMDNGGGYDIWRTTAALATPFNFDEVDSQWPKGHCVAVRITSEDPDDGFKPTGGKVKEISFKSKPNVWAYFSVKSGGGIHEFADSQFGHVFAYGVSRAAAITNMSLALKEIQIRGEIHSNVDYTVDLLNASDFKENRIHTGWLDNRIAMRVQAERPPWYISVVGGALYKTITSNTDTVSEYVSYLVKGQIPPKHISLVHSTVSLNIEESKYTIETIRSGQGSYRLRMNGSVIEANVQTLCDGGLLMQLDGNSHVIYAEEEAGGTRLLIDGKTCLLQNDHDPSRLLAETPCKLLRFLVADGAHVEADVPYAEVEVMKMCMPLLSPAAGVINVLLSEGQPMQAGDLIARLDLDDPSAVKRAEPFNGSFPEMSLPIAASGQVHKRCATSLNAARMVLAGYDHPINKVVQDLVSCLDAPELPFLQWEELMSVLATRLPRLLKSELEGKYSEYKLNVGHGKSKDFPSKMLREIIEENLAHGSEKEIATNERLVEPLMSLLKSYEGGRESHAHFIVKSLFEDYLSVEELFSDGIQSDVIERLRQQHSKDLQKVVDIVLSHQGVRNKTKLILTLMEKLVYPNPAAYKDQLTRFSSLNHKRYYKLALKASELLEQTKLSELRTSIARSLSELEMFTEERTAISEIMGDLVTAPLPVEDALVSLFDCSDHTLQQRVIETYISRLYQPHLVKDSIQLKYQESGVIALWEFAEAHSEKRLGAMVIVKSLESVSAAIGAALKDTSRYASSEGNIMHIALLGADNQMHGTEDSGDNDQAQVRIDKLSATLEQNTVTADLCDAGVKVISCIVQRDGALMPMRHTFLLSDEKLCYEEEPVLRHVEPPLSALLELGKLKVKGYNEVKYTPSRDRQWNIYTLRNTENPKMLHRVFFRTLVRQPGASNKFTSGHISDVEVGGAEESLSFTSSSILRSLMTAIEELELHAIRTGHSHMFLCILKEQKLLDLVPVSGNKVVDIGQDEATACSLLKEMALQIHELVGARMHHLSVCQWEVKLKLDSDGPASGTWRVVTTNVTSHTCTVDIYREVEDTESQKLVYHSAPSSSGPLHGVALNTPYQPLSVIDLKRCSARNNRTTYCYDFPLAFETAVQKSWSNISSDNNRCYVKATELVFAQKNGSWGTPVIPMERPAGLNDIGMVAWILDMSTPEYPNGRQIVVIANDITFRAGSFGPREDAFFETVTNLACERKLPLIYLAANSGARIGIADEVKSCFRVGWSDDGSPERGFQYIYLTEEDHARISTSVIAHKMQLDNGEIRWVIDSVVGKEDGLGVENIHGSAAIASAYSRAYEETFTLTFVTGRTVGIGAYLARLGIRCIQRTDQPIILTGFSALNKLLGREVYSSHMQLGGPKIMATNGVVHLTVSDDLEGVSNILRWLSYVPANIGGPLPITKSLDPPDRPVAYIPENTCDPRAAISGIDDSQGKWLGGMFDKDSFVETFEGWAKSVVTGRAKLGGIPVGVIAVETQTMMQLIPADPGQLDSHERSVPRAGQVWFPDSATKTAQAMLDFNREGLPLFILANWRGFSGGQRDLFEGILQAGSTIVENLRTYNQPAFVYIPKAAELRGGAWVVIDSKINPDRIEFYAERTAKGNVLEPQGLIEIKFRSEELQECMGRLDPELINLKAKLLGAKHENGSLSESESLQKSIEARKKQLLPLYTQIAVRFAELHDTSLRMAAKGVIKKVVDWKDSRSFFYKRLRRRISEDVLAKEIRGVSGKQFSHQSAIELIQKWYLASKGAEAASTEWDDDDAFVAWRENPENYQEYIKELRAQRVSQLLSDVADSSPDLEALPQGLSMLLEKMDPSRRAQFVEEVKKVLK; via the exons TGGGTCCGAAGAACCCAGGGGCTCCTACCAAATGAATGGGATACTGAATGAAGCACATAATGGGAGGCATGCTTCGCTGTCTAAGGTTGTTGAATTTTGTACGGCATTGGGCGGCAAAACACCAATTCACAGTGTATTAGTTGCGAACAATGGAATGGCAGCAGCTAAGTTCATGCGGAGTGTCCGAACATGGGCTAATGAAACATTTGGGTCAGAGAAGGCAATTCAGTTGATAGCTATGGCTACTCCAGAAGACATGAGGATAAATGCAGAGCACATTAGAATTGCTGATCAATTTGTTGAAGTACCCGGTGGAACAAACAATAACAACTATGCAAATGTCCAACTCATAGTGGAG ATAGCAGTGAGAACCGGTGTTTCTGCTGTTTGGCCTGGTTGGGGCCATGCATCTGAGAATCCTGAACTTCCAGATGCACTAAATGCAAACGGAATTGTTTTTCTtgggccaccatcatcatcaatgAACGCACTAGGTGACAAGGTTGGTTCAGCTCTCATTGCTCAAGCAGCAGGGGTTCCGACTCTTCCTTGGAGTGGATCACAG GTGGAAATTCCATTAGAAGTTTGTTTGGACTCGATACCTGCGGAGATGTATAGGAAAGCTTGTGTTAGTACTACAGAGGAAGCACTTGCGAGTTGTCAGATGATTGGGTATCCCGCCATGATTAAAGCATCATGGGGTGGTGGTGGTAAAGGGATCCGAAAG GTTAATAATGACGATGATGTCAGAGCACTGTTTAAGCAAGTGCAAGGTGAAGTTCCTGGCTCCCCAATATTTATCATGAGACTTGCATCTCAG AGTCGACATCTTGAAGTTCAGTTGCTTTGTGATCAATATGGCAATGTAGCTGCGCTTCACAGTCGTGACTGCAGTGTGCAACGGCGACACCAAAAG ATTATTGAGGAAGGACCAGTTACTGTTGCTCCTCGCGAGACAGTGAAAGAGCTAGAGCAAGCAGCAAGGAGGCTTGCTAAGGCTGTGGGTTATGTTGGTGCTGCTACTGTTGAATATCTCTACAGCATGGAGACTGGTGAATACTATTTTCTGGAACTTAATCCACGGTTGCAG GTTGAGCATCCAGTCACCGAGTGGATAGCTGAAGTAAACTTGCCTGCAGCTCAAGTTGCAGTTGGAATGGGTATACCCCTTTGGCAGGTTCCAG AGATCAGACGTTTCTATGGAATGGACAATGGAGGAGGCTATGACATTTGGAGGACAACAGCAGCTCTTGCTACTCCATTTAACTTCGATGAAGTGGATTCTCAATGGCCAAAGGGTCATTGTGTAGCAGTTAGGATAACCAGTGAGGATCCAGATGACGGATTCAAGCCTACCGGTGGAAAAGTAAAG GAGATCAGTTTTAAAAGCAAGCCAAATGTTTGGGCCTATTTCTCTGTTAAG TCCGGTGGAGGCATTCATGAATTTGCTGATTCTCAGTTTG GACATGTTTTTGCATATGGAGTGTCTAGAGCAGCAGCAATAACCAACATGTCTCTTGCGCTAAAAGAGATTCAAATTCGTGGAGAAATTCATTCAAATGTTGATTACACAGTTGATCTCTTGAAT GCCTCAGACTTCAAAGAAAACAGGATTCATACTGGCTGGCTGGATAACAGAATAGCAATGCGAGTCCAAGCTGAGAGACCTCCCTGGTATATTTCAGTGGTTGGAGGAGCTCTATAT AAAACAATAACGAGCAACACAGACACTGTTTCTGAATATGTTAGCTATCTCGTCAAGGGTCAGATTCCACCAAAG CATATATCCCTTGTCCATTCAACTGTTTCTTTGAATATAGAGGAAAGCAAATATACA ATTGAAACTATAAGGAGCGGACAGGGTAGCTACAGATTGCGAATGAATGGATCAGTTATTGAAGCAAATGTCCAAACATTATGTGATGGTGGACTTTTAATGCAG TTGGATGGAAACAGCCATGTAATTTATGCTGAAGAAGAGGCCGGTGGTACACGGCTTCTAATTGATGGAAAGACATGCTTGTTACAG AATGATCACGATCCTTCAAGGTTATTAGCTGAGACACCCTGCAAACTTCTTCGTTTCTTGGTTGCCGATGGTGCTCATGTTGAAGCTGATGTACCATATGCGGAAGTTGAGGTTATGAAGATGTGCATGCCCCTCTTGTCACCTGCTGCTGGTGTCATTAATGTTTTGTTGTCTGAGGGCCAGCCTATGCAG GCTGGTGATCTTATAGCAAGACTTGATCTTGATGACCCTTCTGCTGTGAAGAGAGCTGAGCCATTTAACGGGTCTTTCCCAGAAATGAGCCTTCCTATTGCTGCTTCTGGCCAAGTTCACAAAAGATGTGCCACAAGCTTGAATGCTGCTCGGATGGTCCTTGCAGGATATGATCACCCGATCAACAAA GTTGTACAAGATCTGGTATCCTGTCTAGATGCTCCTGAGCTTCCTTTCCTACAATGGGAAGAGCTTATGTCTGTTTTAGCAACTAGACTTCCAAGGCTTCTTAAGAGCGAG TTGGAGGGTAAATACAGTGAATATAAGTTAAATGTTGGCCATGGGAAGAGCAAGGATTTCCCTTCCAAGATGCTAAGAGAGATAATCGAG GAAAATCTTGCACATGGTTCTGAGAAGGAAATTGCTACAAATGAGAGGCTTGTTGAGCCTCTTATGAGCCTACTGAAGTCATATGAGGGTGGCAGAGAAAGCCATGCACACTTTATTGTGAAGTCCCTTTTCGAGGACTATCTCTCGGTTGAGGAACTATTCAGTGATGGCATTCAG TCTGATGTGATTGAGCGCCTGCGCCAACAACATAGTAAAGATCTCCAGAAGGTTGTAGACATTGTGTTGTCTCACCAG GGTGTGAGAAACAAAACTAAGCTGATACTAACACTCATGGAGAAACTGGTCTATCCAAACCCTGCTGCCTACAAGGATCAGTTGACTCGCTTTTCTTCCCTCAATCACAAAAGATATTATAAG TTGGCCCTTAAAGCTAGCGAGCTTCTTGAACAAACCAAGCTTAGTGAGCTCCGCACAAGCATTGCAAGGAGCCTTTCAGAACTTGAGATGTTTACTGAAGAAAGGACGGCCATTAGTGAGATCATGGGAGATTTAGTGACTGCCCCGCTGCCAGTTGAAGATGCACTGGTTTCTTTGTTTGATTGTAGTGATCACACTCTTCAGCAGAGGGTGATCGAGACGTACATATCTCGATTATACCAG CCTCATCTTGTCAAGGATAGTATCCAGCTGAAATATCAGGAATCTGGTGTTATTGCTTTATGGGAATTCGCTGAAGCGCATTCAGAGAAGAGATTGGGTGCTATGGTTATTGTGAAGTCGTTAGAATCTGTATCAGCAGCAATTGGAGCTGCACTAAAGGATACATCACGCTATGCAAGCTCTGAGGGTAACATAATGCATATTGCTTTATTGGGTGCTGATAATCAAATGCATGGAACTGAAGACAG TGGTGATAACGATCAAGCTCAAGTCAGGATAGACAAACTTTCTGCAACACTGGAACAAAATACTGTCACAGCTGATCTCTGTGATGCTGGTGTGAAGGTTATTAGTTGCATTGTTCAAAGGGATGGAGCACTCATGCCTATGCGCCATACCTTCCTCTTGTCGGATGAAAAGCTTTGTTATGAGGAAGAGCCGGTTCTCCGGCATGTGGAGCCTCCTCTTTCTGCTCTTCTTGAGTTG GGTAAGTTGAAAGTGAAAGGATACAATGAGGTGAAGTATACACCGTCACGTGATCGTCAGTGGAACATATACACACTTAGAAATACAGAAAACCCCAAAATGTTGCACAGGGTGTTTTTCCGAACTCTTGTCAGGCAACCCGGTGCTTCCAACAAATTCACATCAGGCCACATCAGTGATGTTGAGgtgggaggagctgaggaatctctTTCATTTACATCGAGCAGCATATTAAGATCGCTGATGACTGCTATAGAAGAGTTGGAGCTTCACGCGATTAGGACAGGTCACTCTCATATGTTTTTGTGCATATTGAAAGAGCAAAAGCTTCTTGATCTTGTTCCTGTTTCAGG GAACAAAGTTGTGGATATTGGCCAAGATGAAGCTACTGCATGCTCGCTTCTGAAAGAAATGGCTCTACAGATACATGAACTTGTGGGTGCAAGGATGCATCATCTTTCTGTATGCCAATGGGAGGTGAAACTTAAGTTGGACAGCGATGGGCCTGCAAGTGGTACCTGGAGAGTCGTAACAACCAATGTTACTAGTCACACCTGCACTGTCGAT ATCTACCGTGAGGTTGAAGATACAGAATCACAGAAACTAGTATACCACTCTGCTCCATCGTCATCTGGTCCTTTGCATGGCGTTGCACTGAATACTCCATATCAGCCTTTGAGTGTTATTGATCTGAAACGTTGCTCCGCTAGAAACAACAGAACTACATACTGCTATGATTTTCCGTTG GCATTTGAAACTGCAGTGCAGAAGTCATGGTCTAACATTTCTAGTGACAATAACCGATGTTATGTTAAAGCAACGGAGCTGGTGTTTGCTCAAAAGAATGGGTCATGGGGCACTCCTGTAATTCCTATGGAGCGTCCTGCTGGGCTCAATGACATTGGTATGGTAGCTTGGATCTTGGACATGTCCACTCCTGAATATCCCAATGGCAGGCAGATTGTTGTCATCGCAAATGATATTACTTTTAGAGCTGGATCGTTTGGTCCAAGGGAAGATGCATTTTTTGAAACTGTTACCAACCTAGCTTGTGAGAGGAAGCTTCCTCTCATCTACTTGGCAGCAAACTCTGGTGCTCGGATCGGCATAGCAGATGAAGTAAAATCGTGCTTCCGTGTTGGATGGTCTGATGATGGCAGCCCTGAACGTGGGTTTCAGTACATTTATCTGACTGAAGAAGACCATGCTCGTATTAGCACTTCTGTTATAGCGCACAAGATGCAGCTTGATAATGGTGAAATTAGGTGGGTTATTGATTCTGTTGTGGGGAAGGAGGATGGGCTAGGTGTGGAGAACATACATGGAAGTGCTGCTATTGCCAGTGCCTATTCTAGGGCCTATGAGGAGACATTTACGCTTACATTTGTGACTGGACGGACTGTTGGAATAGGAGCATATCTTGCTCGACTTGGCATACGGTGCATACAGCGTACTGACCAGCCCATTATCCTAACCGGGTTCTCTGCTTTGAACAAGCTTCTTGGCCGGGAAGTGTACAGCTCCCACATGCAGTTGGGTGGCCCCAAAATTATGGCGACAAACGGTGTTGTCCATCTGACAGTTTCAGATGACCTTGAAGGTGTGTCTAATATATTGAGGTGGCTCAGCTATGTTCCTGCCAACATTGGTGGACCTCTTCCTATTACAAAATCTTTGGACCCACCTGACAGACCCGTTGCATATATCCCTGAGAATACATGTGATCCTCGTGCAGCCATCAGTGGCATTGATGATAGCCAAGGGAAATGGTTGGGGGGCATGTTCGACAAAGACAGTTTTGTGGAGACATTTGAAGGATGGGCGAAGTCAGTAGTTACTGGCAGAGCGAAACTCGGAGGGATTCCGGTGGGTGTTATAGCTGTGGAGACACAGACTATGATGCAGCTCATCCCTGCTGATCCAGGCCAGCTTGATTCCCATGAGCGGTCTGTTCCTCGTGCTGGGCAAGTCTGGTTTCCAGATTCAGCTACTAAGACAGCTCAAGCAATGCTGGACTTCAACCGTGAAGGATTACCTCTGTTCATCCTTGCTAACTGGAGAGGCTTCTCTGGTGGGCAAAGAGATCTTTTTGAAGGAATCCTTCAGGCTGGGTCAACAATTGTTGAGAACCTTAGGACATACAATCAGCCTGCCTTTGTATATATCCCCAAGGCTGCAGAGCTACGTGGAGGGGCTTGGGTCGTGATTGATAGCAAGATAAATCCAGATCGAATTGAGTTCTATGCTGAGAGGACTGCAAAGGGTAATGTTCTTGAACCTCAAGGGTTGATTGAGATCAAGTTCAGGTCAGAGGAACTCCAAGAGTGCATGGGCAGGCTTGACCCAGAATTGATAAATCTGAAGGCAAAACTCCTGGGAGCAAAGCATGAAAATGGAAGTCTATCTGAGTCAGAATCCCTTCAGAAGAGCATAGAAGCCCGGAAGAAACAGTTGTTGCCTTTGTATACTCAAATTGCGGTGCGGTTTGCTGAATTGCATGACACTTCCCTTAGAATGGCTGCTAAGGGTGTGATTAAGAAGGTTGTAGACTGGAAAGATTCTAGGTCTTTCTTCTACAAGAGATTACGGAGGAGGATATCCGAGGACGTTCTTGCAAAGGAAATTAGAGGTGTAAGTGGCAAGCAGTTCTCTCACCAATCAGCAATCGAGCTGATCCAGAAATGGTACTTGGCTTCTAAGGGAGCTGAAGCAGCAAGCACTGAATGGGATGATGACGATGCTTTTGTTGCCTGGAGGGAAAACCCTGAAAACTACCAGGAGTATATCAAAGAACTTAGGGCTCAAAGGGTATCTCAGTTGCTCTCAGATGTTGCAGACTCCAGTCCAGATCTAGAAGCCTTGCCACAGGGTCTTTCTATGCTACTAGAGAAG ATGGATCCCTCAAGGAGAGCACAGTTTGTTGAGGAAGTCAAGAAAGTCCTTAAATGA